ATTTTGTAGGATAGAAAAAGTCACCGTAATCTAAGAAACTCACAGCCTTAATATGAAAATTAAGGCTGTGAAGCTATTAAGAATATACTTTTCCAAATAGTGGGTAACTTAAGCGGAATAAGGGTGCTTAATGCTTCTTATTTTGAGTGCGCTTAAAACATTAAAGAGGAAACATGGATTTATAAATTCGAAAATACGTATGAGTGAGACAGTGAAAATAGATTCTACAAATAAACTTCATGATTTTTTCGGCTACCCTGAAAAACCTACACATCCACTGATTACATTGATTGATTTCTCAAAAATAGACTTAAATACTATTAAAAGTGGTACACGAAAAATTTTCAATTTTTATTCTATTACCCTAAAAAAAGTTAAAGGAGCGGGAGTTATCTATGGACGAAAAGATTATGATTTTTCCGAAGCTTCTCTTTTATGTATGGCTCCTGAACAATTGAGCATTGTGACTGATATTGAAAAAAATGCCTTTATGGAAGGTTGGGGACTGTATTTTCATCCAGAATTAATTCGTTCCAGTCCATTGAATAATAAAATGAAGGACTATACTTTTTTTTCATACAATATGAACGAGGCTCTGCATTTATCCGATAAAGAAAAAAACACCTTGCAGTCAGTTCTTCAAACAATTCAAGAGGAATTTAGCGATAAGCTGGATTCTTATAGTCATGATTTAATAGTTTCCAATCTTGAAGTTCTACTTAATTACTGTAATCGTTACTATGGCAGACAATTTATAACACGTAGTCATCATAGCAAGGGAATTGTATCTCAGTTTGAAAAAATACTAACCAATTATTTTGAGTCAAATCAGACAAAAGTGAATGGGCTGCCATCAGTTAAGTATTGTGCCGAACAGTTACACTTATCCCCGAATTATCTTGGGGACTTATTAAAACAGGAAACAGGTAAAAGTGCTATTGATCATATTCATTACTACCTTATTGAAAAAGCAAAAAATTTATTATTGAATTCATCCGATTCGATAAGTGAAATTGCTTATGATTTAGGGTTCGAACAACGTCAAAGC
This region of Fulvitalea axinellae genomic DNA includes:
- a CDS encoding helix-turn-helix transcriptional regulator, encoding MSETVKIDSTNKLHDFFGYPEKPTHPLITLIDFSKIDLNTIKSGTRKIFNFYSITLKKVKGAGVIYGRKDYDFSEASLLCMAPEQLSIVTDIEKNAFMEGWGLYFHPELIRSSPLNNKMKDYTFFSYNMNEALHLSDKEKNTLQSVLQTIQEEFSDKLDSYSHDLIVSNLEVLLNYCNRYYGRQFITRSHHSKGIVSQFEKILTNYFESNQTKVNGLPSVKYCAEQLHLSPNYLGDLLKQETGKSAIDHIHYYLIEKAKNLLLNSSDSISEIAYDLGFEQRQSFSKLFKKKTGVSPKAYINSNLKLLRLPGR